In the Leptospira limi genome, one interval contains:
- a CDS encoding glycosyltransferase, with translation MFLDKYTEFPHKYFPAKKENYVSGKPVLTIIQDAFYNLPLVKQAIESILNQTYSNVELMLIDNGAVEDVALYLREVYETKENVSFVKFDKNVFSWNDPCINVSVCWNVGLSYCKGDYVSHLAYDDMMSPNYADKMVGLFLENPNCVTASPAIFSIDSNGKVNGNYIDKNLRGRFTKGLDLALDFLNGNPKKLFSAPGEIFSIRKEVLLREGGFDRNVDVSQLLKYAIFGDSGYDPEAKVFWRHHPTQVNKLSKARGEVFYQSLTKGWDESRILEIWESLFDEQTSSLVKKFKKNQISSTVYGIVEENVSDYRIIAILLSLKNVLKDCPQFFIPSCLIVLKGVLKFPFVFTSILLRKLKFTI, from the coding sequence ATGTTTTTAGATAAATATACAGAATTCCCTCATAAATACTTTCCTGCAAAAAAAGAGAACTATGTTTCAGGAAAACCTGTTTTAACAATCATCCAGGATGCATTTTATAATCTTCCGTTAGTTAAGCAAGCTATTGAATCAATTTTAAATCAAACATATTCAAATGTGGAATTGATGTTAATTGATAATGGTGCAGTGGAAGATGTGGCTCTTTATCTTCGAGAAGTATATGAAACTAAGGAAAATGTTTCTTTTGTTAAATTCGATAAGAACGTTTTTTCATGGAATGACCCCTGTATTAATGTAAGCGTTTGTTGGAATGTTGGTTTGTCCTACTGCAAAGGAGACTATGTATCTCATCTTGCTTATGATGATATGATGAGTCCAAACTACGCTGACAAAATGGTTGGATTGTTTTTAGAGAATCCTAATTGTGTAACAGCATCCCCAGCAATATTTTCCATTGATTCAAACGGAAAAGTAAACGGTAACTACATCGACAAAAATTTAAGAGGACGATTCACTAAGGGTTTGGATTTAGCACTTGATTTTTTAAACGGCAATCCGAAAAAACTTTTCTCCGCACCCGGCGAGATCTTTTCCATTAGAAAAGAGGTGTTACTCAGAGAAGGTGGGTTTGATCGAAATGTTGATGTGTCGCAGTTGTTAAAATATGCGATTTTTGGTGATAGCGGATATGATCCGGAAGCAAAGGTTTTTTGGCGTCATCATCCAACTCAGGTAAATAAACTTTCAAAGGCTAGGGGAGAAGTTTTTTACCAATCTTTGACAAAGGGTTGGGATGAATCGAGAATTTTGGAAATCTGGGAAAGTCTTTTTGATGAACAAACTTCTTCATTAGTTAAAAAATTTAAGAAGAATCAAATTTCATCAACCGTATATGGTATTGTGGAAGAAAATGTTTCTGATTATAGAATTATTGCTATTTTACTTTCTCTTAAAAATGTCCTAAAAGACTGTCCGCAATTTTTTATTCCATCTTGTCTCATCGTTTTGAAGGGAGTCCTAAAATTTCCTTTTGTGTTTACATCGATTCTTTTAAGAAAATTAAAATTTACGATTTAA
- a CDS encoding SDR family oxidoreductase, whose protein sequence is MKIIVTGALGHIGSLLVRSLPESFPDSEIVMIDNLMTQRYCSLFDLPKNAKYKFVEGDITKLNLEEIFSGAQVVIHLAAITDAAGSFDKADAVENNNFNSTKRVAEACLNENVRLITLSSTSVYGTQNALVDENCSEDELKPQSPYATTKLKEEKLVRSMFKEKNLKVVTFRFGTIVGVSPGIRFHTAVNKFCWQASFRKPITVWKTAYEQMRPYLELKDACKTIVEFIKKDIFDGEIYNVLTTNATVRDIVENIQKYVPELKVEFVDSPIMNQLSYEVSSEKVRNKINIQWASNLDASIRSELDLLNVFR, encoded by the coding sequence ATGAAAATCATCGTTACTGGAGCCTTAGGGCATATTGGGTCGTTACTGGTTAGATCACTCCCGGAATCTTTTCCGGACTCGGAAATAGTTATGATCGATAACCTGATGACGCAGAGATATTGTTCTCTGTTTGATCTTCCAAAAAATGCAAAGTATAAATTTGTAGAAGGTGATATAACAAAGCTCAATCTGGAAGAAATTTTTTCAGGAGCACAAGTAGTTATTCATTTGGCAGCTATTACTGATGCCGCAGGAAGTTTTGATAAGGCAGATGCGGTAGAAAACAATAACTTCAATTCCACCAAAAGAGTAGCAGAAGCTTGTTTAAATGAGAATGTAAGATTAATAACTCTTTCTTCAACGAGCGTATATGGGACTCAAAATGCTTTAGTCGATGAAAATTGTTCTGAAGATGAGCTAAAACCACAGAGCCCTTATGCGACTACGAAATTAAAGGAAGAAAAATTGGTTCGTTCTATGTTTAAAGAAAAGAACTTAAAAGTAGTTACCTTTCGTTTCGGAACGATTGTAGGAGTTTCTCCAGGCATTAGGTTCCACACGGCAGTAAATAAGTTTTGTTGGCAGGCATCGTTTCGAAAACCAATTACCGTATGGAAAACTGCATACGAACAAATGCGTCCTTATTTAGAATTAAAAGACGCTTGTAAGACTATTGTTGAATTTATTAAAAAAGATATTTTTGATGGTGAGATATATAATGTTTTAACAACAAACGCTACTGTTAGGGACATTGTAGAAAATATTCAGAAATATGTACCTGAATTAAAAGTAGAATTTGTTGATAGCCCAATTATGAATCAGTTAAGTTATGAAGTAAGTTCTGAAAAAGTCCGAAACAAAATAAACATTCAATGGGCGTCAAATTTGGATGCAAGCATACGAAGTGAATTAGATTTGTTAAATGTTTTTAGATAA
- a CDS encoding sugar 3,4-ketoisomerase encodes MLKPSLIRFPSFSEDNGSLSVFESGKEVPFLIQRVFTVTANVNDIRGEHSHRKCSQLLICVNGKIKVTCDNGSSKSEFDLEKMSDGLLIPPGIWATQAYVNENSVLMVLCDRGYEAEDYIREYSDFLEWVRNK; translated from the coding sequence ATGTTAAAACCAAGTTTGATACGTTTCCCTTCTTTTTCGGAAGATAACGGATCTCTAAGTGTTTTCGAATCGGGAAAAGAAGTGCCTTTTTTGATTCAAAGGGTTTTTACCGTTACTGCTAATGTAAATGATATCAGAGGAGAACATTCTCATCGTAAATGTTCTCAGCTTCTGATTTGTGTGAATGGGAAAATTAAAGTAACATGTGATAATGGTAGTTCTAAATCTGAATTTGATTTAGAAAAGATGAGCGATGGATTGTTAATTCCACCGGGTATTTGGGCAACTCAAGCTTATGTTAATGAAAATTCGGTACTAATGGTATTATGCGATAGAGGATATGAAGCGGAAGACTATATACGTGAGTATTCCGATTTTTTAGAGTGGGTAAGGAATAAATAA
- a CDS encoding NAD-dependent epimerase/dehydratase family protein, giving the protein MPVLITGSSGLIGSALAERLEALGKEIYYHSRKPVPSEKKNVVFDLENPDFEGLSLPEFDIVYHLAGQTSIPRAKLDPLYDLQVNLLGFLKLLLHLRNQKKKPIVILAATTTQAGIHKAPLLNELFRDEPVSFYDISKLSAENYLKQFIREGWLLGCSLRLANVYGGTKPGQEQDRGVLDKIFHRALKGETIQIFGDGFSLRDYIHIEDVVSAFTHASDFIEKTNGKHFLIGTGQSHSLADAFSAAVQIASEISGEKSKIEYVNPPAGSSLVDSRSVVYDVSSFKSAANWNPKFSLESGLRYSYGKGI; this is encoded by the coding sequence ATGCCAGTTTTGATTACAGGTTCGAGTGGACTCATTGGTTCAGCTTTGGCGGAAAGGCTGGAAGCTTTAGGCAAAGAAATATATTATCATTCTCGTAAACCTGTTCCCAGTGAAAAAAAGAATGTAGTGTTCGATTTGGAAAATCCTGATTTTGAAGGTTTAAGTTTACCAGAGTTCGATATCGTTTATCATCTGGCTGGCCAAACAAGCATACCGCGGGCAAAGTTAGATCCATTGTATGATTTACAAGTGAATTTGCTTGGTTTCTTGAAATTACTACTTCACCTTAGGAATCAGAAAAAAAAACCAATTGTGATTCTTGCGGCTACAACCACCCAAGCAGGAATTCATAAAGCTCCGTTATTGAATGAATTATTTCGTGACGAGCCTGTTAGTTTTTATGACATCAGTAAATTGTCTGCTGAAAATTATCTCAAACAATTTATAAGAGAAGGTTGGCTCTTGGGATGTTCTTTGCGACTTGCCAATGTTTATGGCGGAACCAAGCCTGGCCAAGAACAAGACAGAGGAGTTTTAGACAAAATTTTTCATCGTGCTTTAAAGGGAGAAACTATCCAAATTTTTGGAGATGGTTTCTCACTAAGAGATTATATTCATATTGAAGATGTTGTATCTGCATTTACACATGCTTCTGATTTTATTGAAAAAACGAATGGAAAACATTTTCTAATTGGAACAGGACAATCTCATTCTTTAGCTGATGCATTTTCTGCTGCTGTACAAATTGCTTCTGAAATCAGCGGAGAAAAATCGAAGATAGAATATGTAAATCCACCTGCTGGTTCTTCTCTAGTTGATTCTAGAAGTGTTGTTTATGATGTAAGTTCGTTTAAATCTGCAGCGAATTGGAATCCGAAATTCTCTTTAGAATCCGGTTTGCGTTATTCTTACGGAAAAGGAATATAA